From the Verrucomicrobiales bacterium genome, one window contains:
- a CDS encoding ABC transporter ATP-binding protein, with amino-acid sequence MSWAVETEGLEKDFGGVRAVNGLSLQVRKGCFYGFLGPNGAGKSTTIKMLTGLLAPSSGRIRIMGEDMSNTETAREMKRRIGVVPEHLGLFDNLTAREYLTFIGRMYLLPAQVIRERSDELLHIMGLEGEEKKLTLEYSHGMKKKLALAAALIPNPDLIFLDEPFEGVDAVSSKVLRDMLRRCVERGATIFLTSHVLEIVEKLCTDVGIISRGQLVLQESMAQIRAAGSLEERFIQALGGEHLETQKLSWLE; translated from the coding sequence TTGTCCTGGGCCGTCGAGACGGAAGGGCTGGAGAAGGATTTCGGCGGCGTTAGAGCCGTGAATGGACTGAGCCTGCAGGTTCGCAAAGGTTGCTTTTATGGGTTCCTGGGACCCAATGGTGCCGGCAAATCCACCACCATCAAGATGCTCACCGGCCTGCTGGCCCCCTCGAGCGGACGCATTCGCATCATGGGCGAGGACATGTCGAACACGGAGACCGCCCGAGAGATGAAGCGCCGCATCGGCGTTGTGCCTGAGCATCTGGGGCTTTTCGACAATCTCACCGCCCGGGAATACCTGACGTTTATCGGTCGCATGTACCTCCTTCCAGCTCAGGTCATCCGCGAACGGAGCGATGAACTGCTGCACATCATGGGTCTGGAAGGCGAGGAGAAGAAGCTCACCCTGGAATACTCTCACGGAATGAAAAAGAAACTGGCCCTCGCGGCCGCCCTCATTCCCAATCCGGACCTGATCTTCCTCGACGAGCCCTTCGAGGGTGTCGATGCCGTTTCCTCCAAGGTGCTCCGCGACATGCTCCGACGCTGCGTGGAACGCGGCGCCACGATCTTTTTGACCTCCCATGTTCTCGAGATTGTCGAAAAGCTCTGCACCGACGTCGGGATCATCTCCCGCGGCCAACTGGTCTTGCAGGAGTCCATGGCCCAGATCCGTGCGGCGGGCTCCCTGGAGGAACGCTTCATCCAGGCGCTCGGCGGTGAACATCTGGAGACCCAGAAACTCAGCTGGCTCGAATGA